The Musa acuminata AAA Group cultivar baxijiao chromosome BXJ2-2, Cavendish_Baxijiao_AAA, whole genome shotgun sequence genome has a segment encoding these proteins:
- the LOC135604774 gene encoding calmodulin-binding protein 25-like: MADNCSVLDPWVYHSESAWISEVSARENAAVAMALQISLSDTTTSSSSSSSAASADTLSSPLLLLQHQFTPPSCSSASGDATLRRRNALGPALQGRISKRKSHASKRSATTYISADPIDFQEVVQRATGFRLAGEPLVKPGPVRSAAGDRAALQQIRLPTLDTSVSFLDTGAVGIPSGGFSSGSPPPAYAPDFDFDPLLPAFPTLDSWGVM, translated from the coding sequence ATGGCGGACAACTGCTCGGTGCTCGATCCGTGGGTGTACCACTCGGAATCGGCGTGGATCAGCGAGGTCTCTGCCCGCGAGAACGCGGCCGTCGCCATGGCCCTCCAGATCTCCCTCTCCGACACCAccacctcatcctcctcctcctcctcggccgccTCCGCCGACACCCTTTcctcccctctcctcctcctccagcaccaattcactcccccctcttgctCCTCTGCGTCCGGAGACGCCACCCTTCGCCGGCGGAATGCCCTCGGCCCGGCCCTGCAGGGGCGGATCTCGAAGAGGAAGTCGCACGCGTCGAAGCGGTCGGCCACCACCTACATCTCCGCCGACCCGATCGACTTCCAGGAGGTGGTGCAGCGGGCGACGGGGTTCCGGCTCGCGGGGGAGCCACTAGTGAAGCCCGGGCCGGTACGGTCCGCGGCGGGTGACCGGGCGGCCCTGCAACAGATCCGCCTGCCCACGCTCGACACCTCGGTGTCTTTTCTGGATACGGGCGCGGTCGGGATCCCGAGCGGGGGCTTCTCGTCCGGGTCACCACCACCTGCCTACGCGCCGGACTTCGACTTCGATCCACTACTCCCGGCCTTCCCTACGCTGGATTCGTGGGGTGTCATGTAG
- the LOC135604775 gene encoding calmodulin-binding protein 25-like has protein sequence MADNCSVLDPWVYHSESAWISEVSARENAAVAMALQISLSDTTTSSSSSSSAASADTLSSPLLLLQHQFTPPSCSSASGDATLRRRNALGPALQGRVSKRKSHASKRSATTYISADPIDFQEVVQRATGFRLAGEPLVKPEPVRSAAGDRAALQQIRLPTLDTSVSFLDTGAVGIPSGGFSSGSPPPAYAPDFDFDPLLPAFPTLDSWGVM, from the coding sequence ATGGCGGACAACTGCTCGGTACTCGATCCGTGGGTGTACCACTCGGAATCGGCGTGGATCAGCGAGGTCTCTGCCCGCGAGAACGCGGCCGTCGCCATGGCCCTCCAGATCTCCCTCTCCGACACCAccacctcatcctcctcctcctcctccgccgcctccgccgaCACCCTTTcctcccctctcctcctcctccagcaccaattcactcccccctcttgctCCTCTGCGTCCGGAGACGCCACCCTTCGCCGGCGGAATGCCCTCGGCCCGGCCCTGCAGGGGCGGGTCTCGAAGAGGAAGTCGCACGCGTCGAAGCGGTCGGCCACCACCTACATCTCCGCCGACCCGATCGACTTCCAGGAGGTGGTGCAGCGGGCGACGGGGTTCCGGCTCGCGGGGGAGCCACTGGTGAAGCCCGAGCCGGTACGGTCTGCGGCGGGCGACCGGGCGGCCCTGCAACAGATCCGCCTGCCCACGCTCGACACCTCGGTGTCTTTTCTGGATACGGGCGCGGTCGGGATCCCGAGCGGGGGCTTCTCGTCCGGGTCACCACCACCTGCCTACGCGCCGGACTTCGACTTCGATCCACTACTCCCGGCCTTCCCTACGCTGGATTCGTGGGGTGTCATGTAG